One Anolis carolinensis isolate JA03-04 chromosome 4, rAnoCar3.1.pri, whole genome shotgun sequence DNA window includes the following coding sequences:
- the LOC107983645 gene encoding zinc finger protein 420-like has protein sequence MEEKAYKCIECGKSFSQHEKLKTHQSTHTGEKPYNYLECGQRFAHSSALRKHQRTHTGEKPYKCLECGQSFTERGSLRIHQRIHTGEKPYKCLECGQSFARSGNLRSHQRTHTGEKPYTCLECGQSFTDSGNLRKHQRTHTGEKPYTCLECGQSFTQRGSLRIHQRIHTGEKPYKCLECGQSFARSGSLRSHQRTHTEEKPYKCLECGQSFTEGGSLRKHQRTHTGEKPYTCLECGQSFTEGGSLRSHQRIHTGEKPYTCLECGQTFTERGHLHIHQRTHTGEKPYTCLECGQSFARSGNLRSHQRTHTGEKPYKCLECGQSFTHSSTLRSHQRTHTGEKPYTCLECGQSFTQRGHLRRHQKSHTGEKPYKCLECGQSFTEGGSLRKHQRTHTGEKPYTCLECGKSFTEGGSLRKHQRTHTGEKPYKCLECGQSFTESGHLHIHQRTHTGEKPYTCLECGQSFARSSGLHSHERTHTGEKPYTCLECGQSFTHSSALCKHQRTHTGEKPYTCLECGQSFTQRGSLRTHQRIHTGEKPYKCLECGQSFARSGSLRSHQRIHWGETL, from the coding sequence atggaggagaaagcatataaatgtattgaatgtggaaagagctttagtcagcatgAAAAACTGAAGACACATCAAagcactcacactggggagaaaccctataactacctggagtgtggacagagattCGCTCATAGTTCagctctacgtaaacatcaaaggactcacactggtgagaaaccttataaatgcctggagtgtggacagagcttcactgagagggGAAGTCTACGtatacatcaaaggattcacactggggagaaaccctataaatgtctggagtgtggacagagctttgctcgtagtggaaatctacgttcacatcaaaggactcacactggggagaaaccctatacatgcctggagtgtggacagagcttcactgacaGTGGaaatctacgtaaacatcaaaggactcacactggtgagaaaccctatacatgcctggagtgtggacagagcttcactcagaggggAAGTCTACGtatacatcaaaggattcacactggggagaaaccctataaatgtctggagtgtggacagagctttgctcgtagtggaagtctacgttcacatcaaaggactcacactgaagagaaaccctataaatgcctggagtgtggacagagcttcactgaaggaggaagtctacgtaaacatcaaaggactcacactggggagaaaccctatacatgcctggagtgtggacagagcttcactgaaggaggaagtctacgttcccatcaaaggattcacactggggagaaaccctatacatgcctggagtgtgggcagaCCTTCACTGAGAGAGGACATCTACatatacatcaaaggactcacactggggagaaaccctatacatgcctggagtgtggacagagctttgctcgtagcggaaatctacgttcacatcaaaggactcacactggggagaaaccctataaatgcctggagtgtggacagagcttcactcatagttcaactctacgttcacatcaaaggactcacactggtgagaaaccctatacatgcctggagtgtggacagagcttcactcagaggggacatctacgtagacatcaaaaatctcacactggggagaaaccctataaatgcctggagtgtggacagagcttcactgaaggaggaagtctacgtaaacatcaaaggactcacactggggagaaaccctatacatgcctggagtgtggaaagagcttcactgaagGAGGAAGTCTACGTAAAcaccaaaggactcacactggggagaaaccctataaatgcctggagtgtggacagagcttcactgagagtggacatctacatatacatcaaaggactcacactggggagaaaccctatacatgcctggagtgtggacagagctttgctcgtagttcaggcttacattcacatgaaaggactcacactggggagaaaccctatacatgcctggagtgtggacagagcttcactcatagttcagctctatgtaaacatcaaaggactcacactggtgagaaaccctatacatgcctggagtgtggacagagcttcactcaaagGGGAAGTCTACgtacacatcaaaggattcacactggggagaaaccctataaatgcctggagtgtggacagagctttgctcgtagtggaagtctacgttcacatcagaggaTTCACTGGGGAGAAACTTTATAA